The Cardiocondyla obscurior isolate alpha-2009 linkage group LG22, Cobs3.1, whole genome shotgun sequence DNA window TTGATCGGTTTTCCCCAAGCGAATTGTATTCCCAGTCGGGGAATATCGCTACCGGTGGACGACTCGTCCTCGCTGCTGGATGCAGACGTTTCTTCAGATATCATCGCCTCGCCGCCAGCTTCCTGGGGTCTCTGACCGCCGCCGACGTTGCAGTCGTCCGCCGCAGccgctgctgcggcggctgcCACCGCGGCCGCGACCGCGGAATTCACGGCTGGTGCCGTGGACGACGTGGAAGACGACGAAGAAGATGACGAGGAAGGCGACGATTGATCCTTTCTGGGACACCGTCGTGGCACCGGCGTCGAGATGAACGAAGGCGCCCACgtggcctcctcctcctcctccaccgTTGGAGTCCGCGCCGAGTCGCACGTATTAGAAATGCTCTTCGATCTCGCTCTGGTATCCATGACGGGTCTCGGGTTCGGCGTCAGCCTGAGCGATCCCTGCCTAGAAACGGTTGTCGCGCTCTCCGAGGACCTGGCCACTTTCGGCAGCGTGTTCAGCGAGTCCGACGATCCCCCCTTCGATAGGTCGTCGATTTCTAGAGTCCAGGAAACAGAGGCACCTTTCTCGACCATAAACTTCATTGTAGACGAGTGGGCGCCGTTTTTGTCGGATGAATAATTGTGCTCCATCTGCTCCGTGCCTGTGGTGCGATTCAGCCGCGGTGTCAACTGATTCGCGAGCACGCTCACCCAGTCGTTCTTGTTACGCAGCTTCCACTGCAGCTCCTCGTTACGCTGCGACAGGCGCTTGTTGTGCTTCGACACCTGGTGAATCGACTCGTGGAGCATCTCATTTTCGTGCGAGATCTGCCGCTCGAAGGATTCTTTCCGCTGAAGCTGCGCCTTCAAATCCTCGCATCTCGCCTCCGCCATGTCGAGTCGTATCTGTAGAGCGTCCTTTTCCTCAATGTCACGCCTGTAGCTGTCCAGTTCGGACCGCAGGGCCGTGTTCTCCTGACTTTTGAGCTCCAGCACGGATCGTAGAGATTCGATCTCCGCCATCAGCGCGGCGCCCTGATCGTGAACCACGGATCGTCTCATCTCCTCTTTCCGCGCTAGCTCGTTGATTTGGTCGGCGCGCAATTTTGCAATTGTCGCGCGATGCTCCCTCGTAGTTTCGTCCAATCGAACGTCGTATTTGTGTCGCTCGTCTTTCAAAGTTTCGACGAGCGTGGCAACCTGCTTCGTCCTGTGATCCTCCACTGAAAACCGGAATGTCGACTTTAGTTTTTTCACTTTCACGCGAATGACAAATTGGCACAGTAATCTTAATCGTCGTACTTCATTTAAATGCGTTTATCGGAAAGCcgtttttaatatactatatCAAATAACTTGTTTCGAtacagttaattatttttctttttgaaaggtatatttaaatgtatagctttataatattatttgggtaatttttaaaattctatttgtaCATTTGTACTTTCACttccttgttttttttttcttttctattttaatttatgtatttagaTTTCACatatttctttgtaaattaataatattcagcGCGGTAATTAAGAAAgtagaatttttatctgaataaataaatatagataattatttaatctttcgACGAAAGTCTGATTTTACGGgccaataaaatattttgttgcgGCTCACGTTGAGAAGCAAAAGTGTATACAAAGTTAAATGGATAGCACACATTGAATCTATAATTAGCGGCTATCGAAACGTCGAACGTTACGTGAGAACTAAATTAAGAACCAAATCCTTCGACGAGGAGTTCGAAATATCTTgacgcgaaaaaagaaaattgcgagAGGCCACTTTATCAGGAATAATCGCGAAGAGACGAGCTGCGCGTAGGCACCGCTGAATCGttcgctttaattaataattgttccaCTTCGTGACCGCGTCGTTACAACATTAGGACGATTCTGCTCGTTGCCAcatacaagtaaaaattatcCGGCCTTTAATGTAAATGAGAATCAGCTTATTATCCGCTGgcaacaattttatatttgctgAACAACGCATTTTCTCGTTTGCTTTGCGACCACACACGagctacttttcttttttatttgccaaTTGCGTCATCGCGAATTTCCAACGTGTTTATATTCGCGACAAGCCCGAGGAAAATCATCGGGCGTGTTACGTAACACTCACGTTCATCGCGTAGCTGATCCAGAGCTTTGCGATGATCTTCCCTCTCCTCCTCGAGCCTCTCTTCCATGCTAACGCATCTCGCGCGCAAGACATCGATCTCCGAAAGCAAGGCCGACCGTTCGTTCTTCATTTCCTCGCAATCGGCCTTCAGCTTCTCGAAGTCCTTTTTCAATTTAGGAGTGGCGAACGCATCCAGCTAAAAAATATGATTCAGTTACtctacaaataattaaaaaaataatttttttttgtaattttaaattaagttttaaattcaattttaaattaagttaatagCAGCTAAACACGAAAGTACCTCGAACGCTAGATAATGTACGCTCACTGCAAGTGCCTGAACGGCTCGTTCCGCTTGTTCCATGCGGAAATCCGCGAAGGGCACGGTGGTCTGCGCGGCCTGGTCCCGCGTTTCCGGCGACGTTCTCGCTGTGATCGTGTACGTGCTGTTGTGGTGAGCCTCTTTAGACTCGCGATCTGTAATCAGTGTCATCACCGAAGGTGCATCAGTCAAACAGTCATTCTCAATAATCGCGACGCGAGCGCGAGCACCGCCGGCCGAACTAGCTCACTATCAATGAACCAGCCCACGTGCCAATTTACGCAAGTGTCTTGATCACGTGCAATGTATATGAACACCCCGTATTCGCTTTATTATCATCCGCTACCACCCAAATTATCACGGGGAGATCAACGCTTAATCCCGAAGGCAATAAATCGTTTGCGCTCGTTTGTTCGACACTGCCTGGGGCTCTGAAGCACGGACGACATCTCGCATCGGCGAAAACACAGGAAGAAAGTCGACGAGACGAATGAACTTGGAAAGTTACGAAACTCACTCCGTCTCCGTCCGTCTCGCTCAGCGTCAACTCGGCGTCGACTTGACACATGACACGCACACGGACGTTTACACTAGAAAGCCAGGACTCATTCAACGACTAGATAACAACAACGACGTCTGAGCGATAGAAGTCCCACGCTCACGTCTTGAAAACTACGCAAATCTCATTCTCTTTCGTCCTCAGCAATCGGGCCGATTATTGTTCAAGTTCGCCGCTCAATGAAGGAGCAGCGGGTTAAGGTCAGACATGCGACGCGCAGTTTCAATTGCGAAAGCTTGCCAAGAGGCCCTCGCGCCAAAAAGATTCGCTTCCTACACGCTCTCTCGCTTTTCTGGCACCTGCCGTCCCCTCCGTCACGTCATCCGTCGGAAAAACTCAAGTATTTTAGGAGCGTATTCGACGTAGCACATTCAAGATTGCTGTTCCCGCGGGAGACGCGAAGTAAACAGGACCGATCGTCGGCCCGACGAGTATCCTCGATTCTATGACAGTCAGTCGACTCTGCGATGGCCGGGACACCCGTCGACCACCTTCTGTACTCGAGGAGGCTCGGGCTGGCTAACGGGATCGACGGCTTATGATTGATTCCGACCTGGACCGCCATTCGTAACAATCTGCCGGCCGAGTTCGCGCCTCGACTGAATTAGCACGAGCCACGGGCCACTTTGAAGAGCTATCGGCCTCCCACTCCACGTCCATTCTCGCCTCGCCGTCCTCCTAGACGCTTTTCTACCGACAAAGTGGAATTGCCAAGGACGTACCGAAGATGACGGACCATTCTTTTATTCGACGAGTCCTCCTTGGACGAAAATGCGGCGCtcgatcaaataaaaaaagctgAAGCATTAGCTCTCTTCGATTTTTCGACTGAGAAGTGCTAATTGCTCACCAGAGTCCGTGACGACTGCGCTGCACGTCCGGTCGTGATCCGGACGCCAAAAGCGAGTGGTTTTCTGATTTGGTATCGAGCGTCCTTAGATGGAAGAAGAGACGCGCGTGCTTACTTACGGCCGCCGAGCACCGCAAACTGCAACGCTGATGATCGCATATAGCGAACCCTTGTGTTCGGAATACCACGGCGAGTGTCGAACGCGAGAGCGAGTGTGCAATTGATTATTTCTCGAAACAACGCGCCTTTTCAGGCTACTTCTGGGAACAAGTTCTAAGCGAAATGCTCGCTTTCGCTATTTCATTGCTATTTAGGACAATCTCGAGAGACCCAGCGTGCCTTCCCTCTTTCTAATCCCGGCGATAAGCTGGGTCGTGATTTTGTTTTAAGAAAGGCAATCACGTCGCCAGGTAAACAGGTTGACTTCTGGTGCTCCAGACTGTCGGGTGAAAGCCGGGACTTTCTTCGAAACGCGGAGGGATTTTACAATGCGCGACCGAGGACGATGCGTTTTCCTGCACCGAACGAATTAACGCGCCTGgctgtatatatgtatgtgcgCGTGTGTCGCAGAATAGACGTGGGAACTTTTTTAGAAACCGGCTGCCATTAAAGTGGCACGGCTAATGGATTGGAAAGCACACTGTGACTTGTGAATTTTCACTCGTCCTTTTGCGAAAAGATGTCATTTTCGTTGATCGTTTCTCGAGGAACGAGCGGGTGCCAATTAAACGTCCCGGTGAAATTCGACGCCGAACAAGAAATTCACTTCCTCGGGGCTGTGACAAGCTCCACCCGTGCCGACGTACGTGGCCGAAACGTACCTTTTATCGAGGCAGCGGAGGATTTCTGCTTCGCGCTGGCATTGCCCGTCAATCTCCTGGTTGTCGCTGGTTTTCGCGCCAACGGCGGACTCTTCTCTGGAAAGGTAATACGTTGCGTTAACGAGAGCATGTTAAATACTAAATGGCAGGGATTGCCGAGCCGGGAGCCCGCGTACCGGCGAGCGTGCCCGGGTACCGTACGTCGAGAAaccgttttatcgcgcgagatTGAAGTTCAAGTGTAAAGTACGCACGCTTACGCTTGTTCTATCCGAGGAGTTTCTTACGTATTATTATTGCGCCTTGCtgacattatttattaagtcTCAAGTCTCTGGATTATCgagttataatattaaacgtcatttttaaacgttaaaatattttaaaacttttttttaatattactaatatatgtatatatatttttttttttttgcagtttattaaattatatatatatattttgtaattgaagtctctaaaaaaatagcgcgcgcattaACTCTACCCATTTAAACGAAATGATGCAGGCGTCAGTCGGGGTGTTAATCGTAAATTTAGTTCGGTATCATCTTCGTGCTCGAATCTAGGCGAAAAAGTGGCCTCGAAACGTCGGTGTGAATATTCATCGCGATTCTCGGCAAGCGTTAAGTCTTTCGGAGAATTTCTCCCGGTCTTTGGTGCGCTTTGAGGGGGAAAGTAGCGAGGTGAAAAGCCACAATCGAACTATGTCAACGTAAGCAACGGTGGTCAGCCGGCCTTCCTATCGACCGAACAAGAGGAAAAGGACCTAGGAGAGAAAtttgcgaaattattatttcaatatgtGCCCCGTTTATCTCGACTCGATCGGTTCGCGAACCGGTAAACGTAGTCAGCCAAGTCGGAAAGAGACGCACTCCCTTCTCACCCCCTCGCCCTTTTATCACCGCTCGTCACGGTAGCGGTGCCCCAGCCGGAAGCACGCGACGGTGCTCCCGTTCCTCGCCGCGTTTCTCCCTCCTTGCCCACCTGATTATCATACCGAGACGTACACGCGTACACTGGCGCGGCGTTATCTAATAATGGGTACTTTCCATTTAGGGCCGATTGTTCCAACTTCTCTGCAAGTTTACATGATAGATAAATCATTGTTtcttcagaaaaaaaaagaagaaaaaaaagaaaaaaaaaaaatacaggtGTATATTTTAGTCGAtaggaaaaattaacaagggaagagagagagaaaaagagaaagattgaAACAATCGGCCCAATTGTGCCAATTGTTTCAATTTCCTCGTGAAATTACTTATCAGATAAACACGCGTCtatctttatttaatctgAACAGGTTGCTCCAGCTTCCTGGCAAATTTATCTATCAGctgatatctttttttttatctttatcttcttttttaaatagatacaTGGAGATAGACGTGTTTACTTGATAAGTAATCGAACTTTTTCGTAAATTTGTATATCAGGTATTCATATTTTGCTGCAATGTTCTGTGTGGGCTGAGAAATGTAATTACTGGAGATTAATTTACCGAGAAGTTGGAACAGCCTACTCTAAATGGTAGGCACTTAATCTCGGATGATAGGACGAGGTGTCCGACACTCACCGAGTTCCACGGTCGCCACATCGATGCAATTCTTCTTCGCGTCGAAGCTGTTCCCGCGAACTTGACCGGTGTGGCCGTTCGAAACAAACCTTCGGGGCGGGTTCGCGGACGTCGACGATCTCTCTGAAAACAAACGTGAACATTACGACGTGAAGCATGGCTTGGGACCGGAATCTAGGGAACGGCGGATTGACAACATCCGTGAGGCACGAGATCAAGTGACTGTAGGGAACAATGAAACAATCGTCAAAGGGGCCGAATCAGGCACTTTTAGACTCGactataatttcaaaatatttttaagaacaaatataataagcctaattatatttttaattgacacaactataatttcataatatttttcacgacaaaattgattttgttaattaaagttaaattaaattcaaatataataaattaaatttataattaactcagctatataatatttttagaataataaatttaactcgGCCCTTttcatgaaattaattttatttattgtcaGACATATGAAATTACAGTCGATTTAAAAAGTGAATATCTTCCTCTCGGTTTATATTACGAGCGCTGGCGCACCGGAAGTTATCGCGTCACGCAATCACCGAAAAATCACCCTCGTCTACCTCGTTTGAAACTGCCTAGTCGCATCCCCGTCGAGTCTCGTGCAAAGTCCGTCCTCCTCGGGACGGTCCTGTCCTTCGAGCCTTGCTGGCCCATCGTCATTCAGTTAGTTCTTTCCATTACAATTCACACCGTAAAACCGCTCGTGATCCTCGGTTGTGCGGTCGCGACTGGTCCCGCGCGTGCCACCATCATCCCGCCGTATCTTGCGAGCGTGAGAATCTCCTCGCCACATACATGCTCAAGTATACCGTATCATGCGGCCGTCGTTCATCAGCATATGCAACGGTATACAGCGGGCATCTTCCGCCTCTCGAGTGCCGGCGGCACCGATCGATCGCGACGCCGTTCTCCTTCGAGACCCAGCCGCCGCGATTACGTTGCAGTTGTCAATCGTGGACTGCGGTATATCCAGCGTAGATTTCGCCCGGTCCCCAGAAGAACCGAGTCGCGCCAAGTTGTTACGTTCCCAGGTGATCGTAAGTCGCCTACGCGCTTATCCGCTGCAGGTTCCACGGCGATTTTCCACCCCCGGTTCTTTGGAGGCCGCGTGGGCTCAGCGCCCGGCGATTCCAACGATTGCGTAAGGCCGCGCGGGGCGGACCGAGGGACCGGTAGCCGAGCACCGACAGTCGTCGACCTTGGCGACGCACGTGGTCGTCGGTCGGCCGGGTACACCTGCCGCAGCCGCTGACGAAGGTGGGGATGGAACGGGCGACGAAGGGCGGCGGGCATCCTCGCCGCGCGACGGAGGTGCGCGACGACCGGGCATCGCGAAAAGGTGCAAAGAAACCACGGCGATAGAAGCCCGCCGGAAATAACGCCGCGAGTGGCGTTGACCCGCGCGAGCTGACTATGGTTCGAGTCGAGCCGGTGCGAGGACCGGGTGCTGGTTGACCGGTAATCGTAGGGCCCACAATTCGGATTAGACAGATCGAAATCTATTCGGAATGAAAAAAAGGATGCCTGGTTTAATCAACTTCGTTTCGAATCGTCAGattttcgatataaatttgatctTGAATTCTATGCTGGTACGAACTTAAAATCCGCATAATATTCGATGTTAATCTCCGGTTTGATACGAGCCTAGCACGCGGCTTACATTGCACCTTACGCGTTACCGTTCGCGGCGGGCCCACTGCGAGACACGGTCCCTCTTTCTCGAATAACGGGGACGTGCAATTCCGGTACGACAAGTGGGGGACGCGTTGGAGAACGTCGATCGTCTCCGCAGGCAAACGGTGAACCGAACTTTTTAGAGATTCGCtaaacaattttgcaaatactCGGACCTGTCTCACGCACGTGttcgcgcacgcacacgcgtgcgcGCAACAGAGAGAAGGGCGACGAGAATGTAACGGGAAAATAGGTCAGAGGCGAggcttcgaaaaaaaaaaaaagaaaactgaacCGTCGTATTCTCCTCTTTTCGCGCACAACCACGTCGTTGGAGAACGGCAACGGGAATCACAGTCTCAGGTCTTCGGCACGGGTTTGAACTTCGTAAACGCGAGTAACAATCTCGAGAGTCCGGTCCAGCGGTAGAATATACCGAGCGCACACGGGCAACTCGTTAACGAGACGTCGGCTGTCAGCAGCTTGCTCGTTCTTTTTCCCGTCCTCCTCGGCCCCGCGTTATGGGTTTCTCACGCACCGCCACGCACTATCCGGTGACCCGATTTTGCGCGAACGAGGTGCGATAGGTGCACGTCTCACGAGAGAGGGACGACGATAGACGGCTCTAATGCAACGGGGATACACATGCGCGTACACACGTATCAATTGCATGCATGTGTATGTCACACGTGCACATCACATCGTACGGCGACCTGGCACGAGATCCACCGAGGACTGCCGACCGGACGCTGGATGCGACTGCGGCGAAGCTGGCCGACGCGCGCCGGCTTAACGCAGCTTCCTCTTACTTTACAATAGAAGCAAAACGACGCCTCGTGCTCCCCATTGGCGCCGGCTGCAGGGGCGATAAAGTTCCTTCTCGGCATCCTCGAGCTTTTACTCTCGGGTCGATAAGAAAACCTtgtctctctctatctctctctctccccagTAGGTAAACGCTCCGTGAACTCCAAGATTTCTTGTCGAGAATTATTGATCCATGCATCTTCGAGTTGTTGAGATATCGCTTCTTGAATTCGTTCGAATATATTCCGTGGAACAGCATTGGTTGATTAATCGTTTGCGGAAAATCCGAGACTAAATCAATCTCGTTTTCGTATTTATTCGAACTACGTTTCACTTTTAAAGGTCAGTTTTAAAGATCACAGGGATTATAATGATTAATCTTGAAATTATCCGACGGCgtcgagaatatttttttacaagtccgcacaagtttttttttttttttggaatgtATGTAAAGTGTATGACAATATGATAAATCACATACAATAACAtttcatatataattacatattaattatattaattaatatttaaatatgtttattcaaaaaatataatttttatttttaatctcaatTTATCTACGTGATTTAGCATATTCTTGtaaagttttcaaatatgtGGATATCGATGTTACTTACTTAGCAAGTCTTTGCTTGGACCACTGCTGAGGTCGCTCATAGAACTGCGAACCGAACTTCTGGCCGTTTCCTGCGTTGGCGATTTCATCTCCTGCCAGCCACGCAGTCtcctaaaatttaatattctcaaTATAACTAGAAAAAATACGCTTTTACCGTCGCAATTATATACATTTGAAATAAATCGTCGACGTCATTTTAGCTCAttagtaaatgaaaaaatattttgtatattaatgtaaaagtaatGGCTGCAATTCATTAGAAAGTTCAAGCCTTgccttttatctttattactGTTGTTATTCGTATCGCCAGCTTTCTTTGACATCGGCCTCGTGGAGGGTGACAGAGACAGATTTTGCAGCACTCTCGATTTTACTTCTTTCCTCACCGATCTTGTCCTCTGTTCATTTTTACCGGCCTCTATCTTATTCATCACAGCATCCCAGCGACCGCCTTTTCTAGTCGACCTCTGACGCCTCGCCTCCTTTTCGTCGTCCTTCGAAGAAGATTCGATCATCGCTTTGATTTTCGAGACGACGTTTCTTTTCGGCATCTTGTACTTCTTTAAAGCCACTGTGTCAGTTTTGCCTTGCTGTTTCAACCTGATACTTTCGTTTTTCTCCATCTTCTCGATTACAGTAACTTCGACAGTAGCGGTAGAATTGTTTGTGCTGTTTAATTCGTCCAGAGGCTTTGCGGGAAtctacgttaaataaaaaaaataattaatacatttttttcttaattctttgaAAAACTGAGCTGAACTTTCGCGTTAGTATACCTGAAAGTAATCCATGACAACGTTTGCCACGACAGGCGAGGGCTGACTCCTCTGAGAGAGCTCGGTATCTCCGGTATCAGGCGTATGGTCGTCGTTTTCTTCCGGCGCTTGTTCACCTGACACCTGCAGCTTATCCAGGTCCGAGTAGATTCCGCTCGAGTCCATCTCTTCTCCGGTAAAGGTAGGGCAAACGCGTTCGCCCGGTGCGCAAAACAGGGTGCCGTCGATCACCTGCGCTTTCCTATCGCCCCGCACGATTTCCTCGTGAGCGTCCGCGTCACTCTCGGTGAAGAAGTCCGAGTCGGTCATCGGATCCTGGCGGCAGGGCGCAGGAAGATTGACCGGCGGAACTGCCATGGACGGTGGATCCGCGCCGCGACTCGCCGGCCTCGAGTTTTCGCCGTCTCCCTGGTAACCCGCTTCAAGACTAGTGATACTCGTGACCGAAGTAACGAAGCTCACCGGCACGGTGTTGCCTCTGATGGGCTCTACGGGTTTAGGATCGAGCGGCAACTCCTCTGGTGAGGGAGTTCTCTCGGTGCAGCCTTCTTCCGCGGGTTCCACGTCCACCAGTGGCCTCGTCGAGGCGGACGCTCGGGTCAGTGCCAACTTCGAGCCGGCCGATCCAGTGAGGTTCTCGCAGGATGGTGTCCTGGAGCATTCCAACGCCACCGTGAAATCGGTCATCTGGTCCGGCGTCAGAATAC harbors:
- the Toc gene encoding microtubule-associated protein futsch isoform X2; its protein translation is MAKNVGESRIPVPRPARPSFFPKSRVIEASRRLTGSRRSTIFSGCFQFNTENESPTPREFSSFATSSPTSKANSAGDQTFTISPVWDIEKNDVQQLVHFSEEKSSLFRLLEDTQLSMIEDVGDTCLVETALTNYNDASPAPHYLMLNKQNSFEHDESLGILTPDQMTDFTVALECSRTPSCENLTGSAGSKLALTRASASTRPLVDVEPAEEGCTERTPSPEELPLDPKPVEPIRGNTVPVSFVTSVTSITSLEAGYQGDGENSRPASRGADPPSMAVPPVNLPAPCRQDPMTDSDFFTESDADAHEEIVRGDRKAQVIDGTLFCAPGERVCPTFTGEEMDSSGIYSDLDKLQVSGEQAPEENDDHTPDTGDTELSQRSQPSPVVANVVMDYFQIPAKPLDELNSTNNSTATVEVTVIEKMEKNESIRLKQQGKTDTVALKKYKMPKRNVVSKIKAMIESSSKDDEKEARRQRSTRKGGRWDAVMNKIEAGKNEQRTRSVRKEVKSRVLQNLSLSPSTRPMSKKAGDTNNNSNKDKRRLRGWQEMKSPTQETARSSVRSSMSDLSSGPSKDLLKRSSTSANPPRRFVSNGHTGQVRGNSFDAKKNCIDVATVELEKSPPLARKPATTRRLTGNASAKQKSSAASIKDRESKEAHHNSTYTITARTSPETRDQAAQTTVPFADFRMEQAERAVQALAVSVHYLAFELDAFATPKLKKDFEKLKADCEEMKNERSALLSEIDVLRARCVSMEERLEEEREDHRKALDQLRDELEDHRTKQVATLVETLKDERHKYDVRLDETTREHRATIAKLRADQINELARKEEMRRSVVHDQGAALMAEIESLRSVLELKSQENTALRSELDSYRRDIEEKDALQIRLDMAEARCEDLKAQLQRKESFERQISHENEMLHESIHQVSKHNKRLSQRNEELQWKLRNKNDWVSVLANQLTPRLNRTTGTEQMEHNYSSDKNGAHSSTMKFMVEKGASVSWTLEIDDLSKGGSSDSLNTLPKVARSSESATTVSRQGSLRLTPNPRPVMDTRARSKSISNTCDSARTPTVEEEEEATWAPSFISTPVPRRCPRKDQSSPSSSSSSSSSTSSTAPAVNSAVAAAVAAAAAAAAADDCNVGGGQRPQEAGGEAMISEETSASSSEDESSTGSDIPRLGIQFAWGKPIK
- the Toc gene encoding microtubule-associated protein futsch isoform X1, with protein sequence MFFCLQNVGESRIPVPRPARPSFFPKSRVIEASRRLTGSRRSTIFSGCFQFNTENESPTPREFSSFATSSPTSKANSAGDQTFTISPVWDIEKNDVQQLVHFSEEKSSLFRLLEDTQLSMIEDVGDTCLVETALTNYNDASPAPHYLMLNKQNSFEHDESLGILTPDQMTDFTVALECSRTPSCENLTGSAGSKLALTRASASTRPLVDVEPAEEGCTERTPSPEELPLDPKPVEPIRGNTVPVSFVTSVTSITSLEAGYQGDGENSRPASRGADPPSMAVPPVNLPAPCRQDPMTDSDFFTESDADAHEEIVRGDRKAQVIDGTLFCAPGERVCPTFTGEEMDSSGIYSDLDKLQVSGEQAPEENDDHTPDTGDTELSQRSQPSPVVANVVMDYFQIPAKPLDELNSTNNSTATVEVTVIEKMEKNESIRLKQQGKTDTVALKKYKMPKRNVVSKIKAMIESSSKDDEKEARRQRSTRKGGRWDAVMNKIEAGKNEQRTRSVRKEVKSRVLQNLSLSPSTRPMSKKAGDTNNNSNKDKRRLRGWQEMKSPTQETARSSVRSSMSDLSSGPSKDLLKRSSTSANPPRRFVSNGHTGQVRGNSFDAKKNCIDVATVELEKSPPLARKPATTRRLTGNASAKQKSSAASIKDRESKEAHHNSTYTITARTSPETRDQAAQTTVPFADFRMEQAERAVQALAVSVHYLAFELDAFATPKLKKDFEKLKADCEEMKNERSALLSEIDVLRARCVSMEERLEEEREDHRKALDQLRDELEDHRTKQVATLVETLKDERHKYDVRLDETTREHRATIAKLRADQINELARKEEMRRSVVHDQGAALMAEIESLRSVLELKSQENTALRSELDSYRRDIEEKDALQIRLDMAEARCEDLKAQLQRKESFERQISHENEMLHESIHQVSKHNKRLSQRNEELQWKLRNKNDWVSVLANQLTPRLNRTTGTEQMEHNYSSDKNGAHSSTMKFMVEKGASVSWTLEIDDLSKGGSSDSLNTLPKVARSSESATTVSRQGSLRLTPNPRPVMDTRARSKSISNTCDSARTPTVEEEEEATWAPSFISTPVPRRCPRKDQSSPSSSSSSSSSTSSTAPAVNSAVAAAVAAAAAAAAADDCNVGGGQRPQEAGGEAMISEETSASSSEDESSTGSDIPRLGIQFAWGKPIK